GCAAACCTTTACGTGTTTAGCGATTCAATGATGCTGTCGATGTTTTCGGTAAAAGGGGATAGGATGGAAGTAACTTATTATATCTTTTCTGCGACCCGCAGTTTGGCGCTCCGGCTCCTGGGGTTGGTCTTCAGTTCCGCGTCGGCGGCCGTTACCGGCTTCTTCGTGACCAGGCGGAATACTTTCGGCGGGGTTTCGAAGGAATACGGATTTTCATCCACCGTCTCAAAACTGCCGTTCTTCATAAAGTTCTTCACCAGCCTGTCTTCCAGCGAATGGAAGGTAATGATCGACAACCGGCCTCCCGGTTTCAGAACCGCAGTGGATTGCTGCAGCAGGTCTTTCAGCGCCCCCAGCTCGTCGTTCACCTCGATCCGCAGCGCCTGGAAGACCTGCGCGAGGTATTTGGCGGGATTGCCTTTGACGATGGGCTGGATCAGCGATTTGAACTCCGCGATGGTCCGGAGGGGATGGGCCTTACGCAGCTGCACGATGGTTTTGGCCAGCGTGCGGGAATTGGTGACCTCGCCATAGTCCTGAAAGATGGTCAGCAGCCGCGATTCGGAATAGGTGGTGAGCACATCCGCCGCGGTGAGCTTTGCCCGGTTGTCCATCCGCATATCCAGCGCGCCGTCGAACCGGGTGGAAAACCCGCGTTCGGCCGTGTCAAACTGATAGCTGGACACCCCGAGGTCGGCGAGCAGCCCGTCGGCCCCCGTCGCTTTATGCAGCCTGCAAAAGCGTTCCAGGTGCCGGAAATTCTCGCGGACAAACGTCACCCGTTCGTCCGGGATCCGGTTGCGGTAGGCGTCTTCGTCCTGGTCGAACACAATCAGCCTGCCCTGTGGGCCCAGCTGCTGCAGGATCGCCCGGGAATGGCCGCCGCCGCCGAATGTGGCGTCGATATACAGGCCGTCGGGCTTGATCTGCATGTGTTCGATCACTTCCTGGAGAAGGACCGGCTGATGATAGAAACCTGCTTCCATGCTTGCCGTTTTTACAGTCCGGGGATTTGGCCCCCGTCGGGCGACATGACCTGTTGGGCCAGATTGCTGAAGGCTTCCGGTGAAAAATTATCAAAGAACTCCTGGTATTTGGCCTTGTCCCAGATCTCGATCTTGTTGTTGGCCGCAGCAAGCACGATGTCTTTATCGAGCCCCGCGTGCGCCGCCAGGTTTTTCGGGATGTTGAGACGGCCGGCACTGTCCAGTTCCACAATGGTGGCCCCGTTCAGAAAATAGCGGCGGAATTCCCTAACTTTCGGATCAAAATCGTTCAACTTGGCAATTTTTTCCTGGATAGGATTCCATTCGCTCATCGGATACAGGGTCAGGCACTTTTCGAAGCCGCGGTTCAGCACAAACTGGGTCCCGGCATCTTCTTGCAGCTGCCGTTTAAACCCGGCAGGGAGCAGGAAGCGCCCTTTTGCGTCCAGCGTTGATTCATATTCACCTAAAAAGCCCGTCATGCTTCGGTTTAATACCTGATTACCATTTTCTAACACAAAATAACACTTTTTCCCACTTTTAACCGAAAAAATGTATTCTATATTTTTTCCACACGAGGCATTTGCCCGTGGTGGCGGATTTAAGCCTGATGGGAGGATGTGGGTTGTGGATAATGGGAGGGTGATGTGGAAAAAATGTTCATAACCCTGCTTTCGGTGTTGAAAACCCGCTACGGCGCTGGAAAAGCCATTTTTACAAAATTTTAACGGCCGCGAATTATGCCCTTACAGGATTTTGCTTTTAATTCGTACCTTTGCGATTCTTTTTTATGAGGAAAATTTTCTTATTTACTGGCCTCGTGGCCCTTACGCTCGCTTCCGCTTCCTGCAACAGGGAACTCCGGCGCATTGAAAAAAGCAATGACCTGGACAAGAAGCTGGCCTACGCCGACAAAATGTACGAGAAGAAGAAGTACCAGATGGCTCAGACCTTATATGAGGAAATGATCCCCGTATTCAAAGGCACAGACAAGTTCGAGCCCCTGTACTACAAGTACGCCTACTGCTCTTACTACCTGAAAGATTATACCCAGGCCGGCTTCCACTTCAAAAACTACCTTGACGCACTGCCTAGCAGCCCCCGCGCCGAGGAAGTCGACTACATGAAAGCCTACAGCCATTATAAACTTTCCCCCAAAGTCCCCCTCGACCAAACCAATACCATGAAGGCCATTGCCGACATGCAAACCTTCATTAATACATACCCCCAGTCGGAAAAAGTGACCGAAGCTTCCGTGGTGATCGACAATCTCCGCCGGAAACTGGAACAGAAAGACTATAACGCAGCCGAACTTTATTACAACCTAGGTCACTATAAAGCCTCCGGCGTTGCTTTCAAAAGCCTCATGCGCGCCTATCCCGACTCCGATAAAAGCGATAGCTACAAATACATGGCCATCAAGGCCTATTTCCAGTACGCCAGAAACAGCGTACCCTACCGCCAGAAAGAACGTTACGAAACCGTCGTAAACGAATACATGGAATTCAACGACCGTTACCCGTCCAGTAAATTGCGCGGGGATGCCGAAAAATATTATACCTTAGCAAAAAATAACATTAAAACGCTGGAAAATGAGCAAAATAAAACGGAGTCTGTCCAGTAGCCTGAACCCCTGGGTTGAGACTAAAAACACGACTGACATCAAGAACAGAACCGGTAATCTGTACGAGTCCATTGCCATTATTGCCAAAAGGGCAAACCAGATCAACATTACCGTGAAGGAAGAACTCCACTCCAAACTGGAAGAATTCGCCTCCCACACGGATAACCTGGAAGAAGTGCACGAGAACAAAGAGCAGATCGAAATCTCCCGTTTCTACGAAAGAATGGCTAACTCCGCTATTCAGGCAACCCAGGAATTCCTGGACAATAAGATCTATTTCCGCAAAAACGACGACGATCTGTACTCCTGATCCGTTGCGTATTTGTGAAAAATACTAATTTCATAGCGGCAGAATATCGTTGTTCTGCCGCTTTTATTTTGCCAGATGTTACAAGGAAAGAAGATCCTACTGGGCGTATCCGGCAGCATCGCCGCCTATAAAGCCGCCCTCCTCGTACGCCTCCTCGTCAAAGAAGGTGCCCAGGTGAAGGTGCTCA
Above is a genomic segment from Chitinophaga pollutisoli containing:
- the rsmH gene encoding 16S rRNA (cytosine(1402)-N(4))-methyltransferase RsmH encodes the protein MEAGFYHQPVLLQEVIEHMQIKPDGLYIDATFGGGGHSRAILQQLGPQGRLIVFDQDEDAYRNRIPDERVTFVRENFRHLERFCRLHKATGADGLLADLGVSSYQFDTAERGFSTRFDGALDMRMDNRAKLTAADVLTTYSESRLLTIFQDYGEVTNSRTLAKTIVQLRKAHPLRTIAEFKSLIQPIVKGNPAKYLAQVFQALRIEVNDELGALKDLLQQSTAVLKPGGRLSIITFHSLEDRLVKNFMKNGSFETVDENPYSFETPPKVFRLVTKKPVTAADAELKTNPRSRSAKLRVAEKI
- the mraZ gene encoding division/cell wall cluster transcriptional repressor MraZ encodes the protein MTGFLGEYESTLDAKGRFLLPAGFKRQLQEDAGTQFVLNRGFEKCLTLYPMSEWNPIQEKIAKLNDFDPKVREFRRYFLNGATIVELDSAGRLNIPKNLAAHAGLDKDIVLAAANNKIEIWDKAKYQEFFDNFSPEAFSNLAQQVMSPDGGQIPGL
- a CDS encoding outer membrane protein assembly factor BamD, whose translation is MRKIFLFTGLVALTLASASCNRELRRIEKSNDLDKKLAYADKMYEKKKYQMAQTLYEEMIPVFKGTDKFEPLYYKYAYCSYYLKDYTQAGFHFKNYLDALPSSPRAEEVDYMKAYSHYKLSPKVPLDQTNTMKAIADMQTFINTYPQSEKVTEASVVIDNLRRKLEQKDYNAAELYYNLGHYKASGVAFKSLMRAYPDSDKSDSYKYMAIKAYFQYARNSVPYRQKERYETVVNEYMEFNDRYPSSKLRGDAEKYYTLAKNNIKTLENEQNKTESVQ
- a CDS encoding DNA-directed RNA polymerase subunit omega, translating into MSKIKRSLSSSLNPWVETKNTTDIKNRTGNLYESIAIIAKRANQINITVKEELHSKLEEFASHTDNLEEVHENKEQIEISRFYERMANSAIQATQEFLDNKIYFRKNDDDLYS